One genomic window of Nitrosomonas sp. Is35 includes the following:
- a CDS encoding DNA topoisomerase III, with protein sequence MSKSLIIAEKPSVAADIARALGGFTKHTDYFESDQYVVSSAVGHLLELVIPEEYEVKRGKWSFANLPVIPPHFDLNPIEKTSARLKLLSKLIKRKDIETLINACDAGREGELIFYYILRHVGTSKPVKRLWLQSMTPDAIRDGFTRLLDNSAVQSLAEAAVSRSESDWLVGINGTRAMTAFNSQEGGFHKTTVGRVQTPTLAILVEREEKIKKFRPQNYWEIHGTFEASSGIYTGRWFDDKFNKDKATQEAKPERLWEQKQAEAIRDKCQGKPGHVSEESKPSKEICPLLYDLTSLQRDANSRFGFSAKTTLGLAQALYEKHKVLTYPRTDSRALPEDYIATVKDTLLSLENTDYGKFARQVLASGWVVPNKRIFNNAKISDHFAIIPTSLNPTKLNEIEAKLYDLVTKRFLAIFFPAAEFLVTTRITRVENEPFKTEGKVMVNPGWQAVYGKSVKPDDQEEDTTLVAITPGESITTQAIEMIANQTRPPARFNEATLLSAMEGAGKLVEDEELRAAMNAKGLGTPATRAAIIEGLVFENYIQRMGRELHPTAKAFSLITLLRGLKIPELISPELTGNWESQLRQIEQGNLKRTAFMEKIAEMTRHIVEQAKTHRGETIAGDFATLQSPCPKCGGTVHETYKKFQCQKCDFALWKILAGRQFEVEEMETLITQREVGPLQGFRSKMGQLFNAMIKLTDTFEMKFDFGNNNDNHEEVDFSGQTPLGKCPKCSHAVYEHGLQYVCEKSTGANRTCDFKTGKIILERPIEQEQITKLLETGRTDLLTKFISKKGKPFSAYLVRNTDGKIGFEFEQKAPKKATGTKSKTKQAETPAADSTTS encoded by the coding sequence ATGAGTAAATCTCTGATCATTGCAGAAAAACCTTCTGTTGCAGCGGATATCGCGCGAGCATTGGGCGGCTTTACCAAACACACCGATTACTTTGAGAGCGATCAATACGTGGTCTCTTCCGCGGTGGGTCATTTGCTTGAGCTTGTCATTCCGGAAGAATATGAAGTCAAGCGCGGCAAATGGAGTTTTGCCAATTTGCCGGTCATTCCGCCGCATTTTGATTTGAATCCGATCGAGAAAACTTCCGCGCGGCTGAAACTTCTCAGCAAGCTCATCAAACGCAAGGATATCGAAACGCTCATCAATGCCTGTGACGCGGGACGCGAAGGCGAATTGATCTTTTACTATATTCTGCGCCATGTCGGCACAAGTAAGCCGGTAAAGCGCCTCTGGCTTCAATCGATGACCCCCGATGCCATACGCGATGGATTCACCCGGTTACTGGATAACTCAGCTGTGCAATCATTGGCTGAAGCGGCGGTCAGCCGGTCGGAATCGGATTGGCTGGTCGGTATTAACGGTACGCGCGCCATGACTGCGTTTAACTCGCAGGAAGGCGGGTTCCACAAAACCACTGTGGGACGGGTACAAACACCCACACTGGCGATTCTGGTCGAGCGCGAAGAAAAAATTAAAAAATTCCGGCCGCAGAATTATTGGGAGATTCACGGCACGTTCGAAGCCAGTAGTGGCATTTACACCGGCCGATGGTTTGATGACAAATTCAACAAGGATAAAGCTACCCAGGAAGCAAAGCCTGAACGGTTATGGGAACAAAAACAAGCTGAGGCCATTCGCGACAAATGCCAAGGAAAACCGGGGCACGTTAGCGAAGAAAGCAAACCCAGCAAAGAAATCTGTCCGTTACTCTACGACCTGACCAGCTTGCAACGCGATGCCAACAGCCGTTTCGGTTTTTCCGCCAAAACGACTCTGGGGCTAGCGCAAGCCTTGTATGAGAAACACAAAGTGCTGACTTATCCACGTACGGATTCACGCGCCCTGCCGGAAGATTATATCGCCACCGTCAAAGACACTTTGCTCAGTCTGGAAAATACGGATTATGGCAAATTTGCCCGGCAAGTTCTGGCATCCGGCTGGGTTGTTCCGAACAAACGCATCTTCAATAACGCCAAGATCTCGGATCACTTTGCCATCATTCCGACCTCGTTAAATCCGACCAAGTTAAACGAAATCGAAGCCAAGCTGTACGATTTGGTCACCAAGCGTTTCTTGGCCATTTTCTTTCCTGCCGCTGAATTTCTGGTCACTACCCGCATTACCCGGGTTGAAAATGAACCCTTCAAAACGGAAGGCAAGGTCATGGTCAATCCGGGCTGGCAAGCGGTTTACGGCAAGTCTGTCAAACCGGATGATCAAGAAGAAGATACAACACTCGTGGCCATTACGCCCGGTGAATCCATTACTACCCAAGCGATCGAAATGATCGCCAATCAGACCCGGCCACCGGCACGCTTCAATGAAGCGACACTGCTTTCCGCGATGGAAGGTGCAGGCAAACTGGTAGAAGATGAAGAACTGCGTGCGGCGATGAACGCCAAGGGTTTAGGAACTCCGGCAACACGGGCAGCGATTATCGAGGGATTGGTATTTGAAAATTATATCCAGCGCATGGGCCGGGAACTGCACCCGACAGCGAAAGCTTTTTCCTTGATCACGCTATTGCGCGGCCTCAAGATCCCTGAATTGATTTCACCTGAGTTAACCGGCAACTGGGAATCCCAGCTGCGCCAAATTGAGCAGGGCAATCTTAAACGCACCGCATTCATGGAAAAAATTGCCGAAATGACACGGCATATCGTGGAACAAGCCAAAACGCATCGCGGCGAAACCATTGCGGGAGACTTCGCAACCCTCCAATCCCCATGCCCCAAATGTGGCGGAACCGTGCATGAAACCTATAAAAAGTTTCAATGCCAGAAATGCGACTTCGCGCTATGGAAAATTCTGGCGGGCCGTCAGTTTGAAGTAGAAGAGATGGAAACGCTCATTACCCAGCGGGAAGTCGGGCCACTACAGGGCTTCCGGAGCAAAATGGGTCAGCTGTTCAATGCCATGATCAAACTCACCGACACATTTGAGATGAAATTTGATTTTGGCAACAATAATGACAATCATGAAGAAGTCGATTTCAGCGGCCAAACACCCTTGGGCAAGTGTCCAAAATGCAGTCATGCAGTGTATGAACACGGCTTACAGTATGTTTGCGAAAAATCTACCGGCGCTAACCGTACCTGCGACTTTAAAACCGGCAAAATCATCCTTGAACGCCCGATAGAGCAGGAACAAATCACCAAACTGCTGGAAACCGGAAGAACTGATCTGCTGACCAAATTCATCTCCAAGAAAGGTAAGCCTTTCTCAGCCTATTTGGTCAGAAATACGGATGGAAAAATAGGTTTCGAGTTTGAGCAGAAAGCGCCCAAGAAAGCAACTGGAACAAAATCTAAAACGAAGCAAGCGGAAACCCCAGCGGCCGACAGTACAACCTCATGA
- a CDS encoding DUF494 domain-containing protein, translating into MFDILVYLFENFFDSGSYPDSATLTRKLTMAGFADEDIHETLNWLSELERHDIGSYPASFAENDSFRCYTDYEMERIDTEGRGFIFFLEQARIINPLQRELLIDRVLAMDENSSSLEKIKLIVLTELWIQNQLTDDAVLEKLLIVSDSHYRH; encoded by the coding sequence ATGTTCGACATACTCGTTTATTTATTTGAAAATTTCTTTGACTCGGGCAGCTATCCGGATTCTGCGACATTGACGCGCAAACTGACTATGGCCGGATTCGCCGACGAGGATATTCATGAGACCTTGAATTGGCTCTCGGAACTCGAACGCCATGATATTGGCAGTTATCCTGCCAGCTTCGCCGAAAACGACTCTTTCCGCTGCTATACCGACTATGAAATGGAAAGAATCGACACCGAAGGGCGGGGATTTATTTTCTTCCTGGAGCAAGCTCGCATCATTAACCCGTTACAACGGGAATTGTTAATCGACCGTGTATTAGCCATGGATGAAAATTCCTCCAGTTTGGAAAAAATCAAACTGATTGTTTTAACCGAACTTTGGATTCAAAATCAGCTGACTGATGATGCTGTTCTTGAGAAATTGCTGATTGTCAGCGATTCGCATTACCGGCACTAA
- the dprA gene encoding DNA-processing protein DprA gives MKHAPDLEAWLSLNLIDGLGGESIRRLLIAFGSPAAILSAHMSALERIVKKTVAQRISQGAEQHKIAAVFRWLEDPVNAVITLADSDYPAQLLNIDAPPPLLYFKGRRELLQHQALAVVGSRNATPQGLSNAEAFSEAASNAGLCIISGMALGIDTAAHQGGLRGLASSIAVVGTGLDIVYPAKNHPLAHKLAKEGALISEFPLGTPAIGRNFPRRNRIISGMSHGCLVVEAALQSGSLITARQALEQGREVMAIPGSIHSPLSKGCHALIKQGAKLVENTQDILDELNHLPLTRHENSVTVKEFSAAKPAENTVLLKHLGYDVVDIDTLCSRSGLTAEVVSAMLLTLELDGQISSLPGGCYQRIQSM, from the coding sequence ATGAAACATGCACCGGATCTTGAAGCATGGCTAAGTCTTAATCTGATCGACGGCCTGGGTGGCGAGTCCATCCGCAGACTTCTGATCGCTTTTGGCAGTCCTGCAGCCATCCTGTCCGCGCATATGAGCGCATTGGAGCGCATCGTAAAAAAAACCGTCGCGCAGCGCATCTCGCAAGGTGCCGAGCAACACAAAATCGCCGCCGTGTTCCGCTGGCTGGAGGACCCTGTCAACGCGGTCATCACTTTGGCCGATTCCGATTACCCGGCGCAGTTACTCAATATTGACGCCCCGCCCCCGCTACTGTATTTCAAAGGCCGGCGGGAGCTGCTGCAACACCAGGCGCTGGCCGTGGTCGGCAGCCGCAACGCCACACCGCAGGGCTTATCGAATGCGGAAGCTTTTTCTGAAGCCGCCAGCAACGCCGGATTATGCATCATCAGCGGCATGGCGCTAGGCATCGATACCGCCGCGCACCAGGGCGGCTTGCGCGGCTTAGCCTCCAGCATTGCCGTTGTCGGCACTGGCTTGGATATCGTTTATCCGGCAAAGAATCATCCACTCGCGCACAAGCTGGCCAAAGAAGGTGCATTAATCTCCGAATTTCCGCTGGGTACCCCTGCCATCGGCAGGAATTTTCCGCGCAGAAATCGTATCATCAGCGGTATGAGTCACGGCTGTCTGGTAGTGGAAGCAGCATTACAAAGCGGGTCATTGATTACAGCCCGGCAAGCATTGGAGCAAGGGCGTGAAGTCATGGCAATCCCGGGTTCGATACATTCACCCCTGTCAAAAGGCTGCCATGCATTGATTAAACAAGGCGCCAAATTGGTTGAAAATACCCAGGATATTCTGGATGAATTGAATCATTTACCCTTAACCCGGCATGAGAATAGCGTTACAGTGAAAGAATTTTCTGCCGCAAAGCCAGCTGAAAACACGGTATTACTCAAACACCTAGGTTATGATGTCGTTGATATTGATACGCTCTGTTCGCGCAGTGGCTTGACGGCTGAGGTTGTATCAGCCATGCTATTAACGCTCGAGCTTGACGGTCAGATCAGCAGTTTGCCGGGAGGATGTTACCAGCGGATTCAATCGATGTGA
- a CDS encoding LysM peptidoglycan-binding domain-containing protein, translating into MRKLIITMILFLGLLSVTSIKAQEIELRSDTPDHHVVVPGDTLWGIASRFLKDPWRWPEIWGLNRAQVKNPHKIYPGDVVILEKTLHGVRLRLSEDDEYGVRTVKLSPKIRTEQSGTAAIPSIPAAAIEPFLSQPLVIEKDGLDNAPYILGSSEGRVALSTGNIAYVSELPKDKGSAWQVFRPGKALKDPDQKGAVLGFEATYLGNAKVNAFSDVSTVIITHASEEILKGDRLVPAPDTIFNNYAPHAPDFSLNGRIISVYGGVSEIGRGDIVTLNKGGLDGLEMGHVLAIYRRSQAKSLKGQMVQLPDERTGLVFVFRVFEKIAYALVVQSTQSIKVLDAVKTP; encoded by the coding sequence ATGCGAAAGCTTATTATAACTATGATTTTATTTCTGGGCCTGCTTTCCGTCACGTCAATAAAGGCTCAAGAGATCGAATTGCGTAGTGACACGCCCGATCATCATGTGGTCGTGCCGGGCGATACGCTATGGGGAATTGCTTCCCGGTTTTTGAAAGATCCTTGGCGCTGGCCGGAAATCTGGGGACTCAATCGCGCGCAGGTAAAGAATCCGCACAAGATTTACCCCGGCGATGTTGTCATACTGGAGAAAACACTGCATGGAGTCCGCTTACGCCTTTCGGAGGACGATGAATACGGTGTAAGAACCGTTAAATTATCACCGAAAATCCGTACGGAACAATCCGGCACTGCGGCAATTCCTAGCATCCCGGCAGCGGCAATCGAACCTTTCCTGAGCCAGCCGCTCGTCATCGAAAAAGACGGCCTCGACAATGCACCGTATATATTAGGCTCAAGCGAGGGCCGGGTAGCTTTGAGCACAGGCAATATCGCTTATGTCAGCGAACTGCCTAAAGATAAAGGTTCGGCATGGCAAGTTTTCCGTCCTGGCAAAGCACTGAAGGACCCCGATCAAAAAGGCGCTGTTCTCGGTTTTGAAGCAACCTACCTGGGCAATGCCAAAGTGAATGCTTTCTCGGATGTCAGCACGGTCATCATCACGCACGCTTCGGAAGAAATCCTGAAAGGCGATCGTTTAGTTCCGGCGCCCGATACTATCTTCAATAACTACGCTCCGCATGCACCGGATTTTTCGCTCAATGGCAGAATTATTTCGGTGTATGGCGGCGTCTCCGAGATCGGCCGAGGCGATATTGTCACACTCAACAAAGGTGGGTTGGATGGCCTGGAAATGGGGCATGTTCTGGCTATCTACCGGAGAAGTCAAGCCAAGTCGCTCAAAGGGCAAATGGTGCAATTACCTGATGAAAGAACCGGATTGGTATTCGTTTTCCGCGTCTTTGAGAAAATAGCCTACGCACTGGTGGTACAAAGCACACAATCCATCAAAGTATTGGACGCTGTCAAAACACCCTGA
- the def gene encoding peptide deformylase has product MAILKILQYPDERLHTVAIPVAQVTDEIRSLIKDMTETMYAAPGIGLAATQVDVHERIIVIDTSETRDELLVLINPEIIASNGLSDYEEGCLSVPGIYGKVRRAESVTVKALNAQGESFVLDADGLLAVCIQHEMDHLAGKVFVEYWSKLKQTRTLAKLKKKQRSTM; this is encoded by the coding sequence ATGGCTATTCTAAAAATACTACAATATCCGGATGAAAGGCTACATACTGTAGCGATTCCCGTAGCACAAGTCACGGATGAAATCCGTTCGCTGATAAAAGATATGACTGAAACGATGTACGCTGCGCCCGGTATCGGGTTGGCCGCTACTCAAGTGGATGTGCACGAGCGCATTATTGTGATCGATACATCGGAAACTCGCGATGAATTGCTCGTATTGATCAATCCGGAAATTATCGCCAGTAACGGCCTATCGGACTATGAGGAAGGTTGCTTGTCAGTACCCGGCATCTATGGGAAAGTGCGGCGCGCCGAATCTGTGACTGTGAAAGCGCTGAATGCGCAAGGCGAATCCTTTGTTCTGGATGCCGATGGATTATTGGCAGTATGTATTCAACACGAGATGGATCACTTGGCGGGAAAAGTGTTTGTGGAATACTGGTCAAAGCTCAAGCAAACGCGCACGTTGGCTAAATTAAAGAAAAAACAGCGCAGCACCATGTAG
- the fmt gene encoding methionyl-tRNA formyltransferase produces the protein MKIIFAGTPVFAATALDALIHAGYEIVMVLTQPDRPAGRGMKAAASAVKLLAEQHHLALLQPLTLKTDGIQQQLQALHADVMVVAAYGLILPQAVLDIPRLGCLNIHASLLPRWRGAAPIQRAILAGDRETGITIMQMDAGLDTGDILLMHNVEITPDDTTQSLHDKLSVCGARSIVEALTLLPQEKLAPVLQDETQACYAAKITKAEAEIDWRHSAQQLDRMVRTFNPNPGAYAHFRDMALKIWQAEALDGNAGKPGEIVAVDRSGITVACGSGLLRIAMVQKPGGKKMSAADFLAGNPIEPGECFMTAHHPAAASHD, from the coding sequence ATGAAAATCATATTTGCTGGAACCCCTGTCTTTGCCGCGACGGCGCTGGATGCGCTGATTCACGCAGGGTATGAGATTGTCATGGTGTTGACCCAGCCGGACCGCCCTGCGGGCAGAGGAATGAAAGCTGCCGCCAGCGCCGTTAAATTGCTGGCCGAACAACATCATCTGGCATTATTGCAACCCTTGACCCTGAAAACTGATGGCATACAACAGCAATTGCAGGCACTGCACGCGGATGTGATGGTTGTGGCGGCGTATGGATTGATTTTGCCGCAGGCGGTACTCGATATTCCCCGTCTGGGATGCTTGAATATTCATGCTTCGCTATTGCCGCGCTGGCGGGGTGCCGCGCCGATTCAACGCGCCATTCTGGCGGGTGATCGCGAGACCGGTATCACCATCATGCAGATGGATGCCGGATTGGATACGGGTGATATTTTGTTAATGCACAATGTGGAGATTACGCCGGACGATACTACGCAATCGCTGCACGATAAATTAAGTGTGTGCGGCGCGCGAAGCATCGTTGAGGCGCTGACGCTGCTGCCTCAGGAAAAACTGGCTCCCGTGCTGCAAGACGAGACGCAAGCCTGCTACGCCGCCAAGATAACCAAAGCCGAAGCGGAAATTGATTGGCGGCACAGCGCGCAGCAGCTAGACCGGATGGTGCGGACATTTAATCCCAATCCCGGCGCCTATGCGCATTTCCGGGATATGGCGCTGAAGATCTGGCAAGCTGAAGCGCTAGACGGAAATGCAGGAAAGCCGGGAGAAATTGTTGCGGTGGATCGTTCCGGTATCACGGTTGCCTGCGGTTCGGGTTTGTTACGGATAGCCATGGTGCAGAAACCTGGCGGCAAGAAAATGAGCGCGGCGGATTTTCTGGCTGGCAACCCGATAGAACCTGGCGAGTGTTTTATGACTGCGCATCATCCTGCTGCTGCATCGCATGATTAA
- the rsmB gene encoding 16S rRNA (cytosine(967)-C(5))-methyltransferase RsmB, translated as MIKAQLAAASAIGKVLTGSSLTGVLQDVWRADPMLSKQQKGAIQDLSYGVLRFYGQLQAILALLLKKPLRDKSLQQLLLVSLYQLQYSKASPHTVVDQAVSASRALAHGQGMQGLVNAVLRNFIRQRERLLQQAAAHEDGLYSYPQWWIDKLRQQYPEKFHTILQAGNKRPPMTLRVNQRKISVAAYRDLLTEKAMQTELLWSGALQLSQPVAVEHLPGFSAGLVTVQDAGAQLAAPFLDVHDGMRVLDACAAPGGKSTHVLELADVALTILDNEAARLTQVQQNLQRLHMTAEKMVCGDASDPDAWWDGRFYDRILADVPCSASGVVCRHPDIKWLRRESDLIKFAEIQQAILHALWKILSKGGKLLYVTCSVFAEENTMQIEKFLNHHPDASLLPLSAAAMVDGQLLPDIRHDGFFYNLLQKA; from the coding sequence ATGATTAAGGCGCAGCTGGCGGCAGCTTCCGCAATCGGTAAAGTGTTGACGGGATCAAGCCTGACCGGCGTGCTGCAGGATGTCTGGCGCGCCGATCCCATGTTATCGAAACAACAAAAGGGCGCCATTCAGGATTTAAGTTATGGCGTCCTGCGTTTTTACGGCCAATTACAGGCGATTCTCGCGTTGTTACTGAAAAAACCGTTACGCGATAAAAGTTTGCAGCAGTTGCTGCTCGTGAGCTTGTATCAATTGCAGTACAGTAAAGCATCTCCGCACACAGTGGTGGATCAAGCCGTATCTGCATCGCGCGCCTTGGCGCATGGTCAAGGAATGCAAGGGTTGGTGAATGCCGTTTTGCGCAATTTTATCCGCCAACGTGAGCGCTTGTTGCAGCAAGCGGCCGCCCATGAGGACGGACTTTACTCGTATCCGCAGTGGTGGATTGACAAGTTGCGGCAGCAATATCCGGAAAAATTTCACACAATACTGCAAGCCGGCAACAAACGTCCTCCAATGACGTTACGGGTGAATCAACGCAAAATTAGCGTGGCCGCTTATCGTGATTTATTGACGGAAAAAGCGATGCAAACGGAATTACTCTGGTCCGGCGCGTTGCAACTGAGTCAGCCGGTCGCGGTGGAGCATCTGCCCGGTTTCAGCGCCGGGCTGGTGACTGTGCAAGATGCCGGAGCGCAGCTTGCCGCGCCATTCCTGGATGTGCATGATGGCATGCGGGTATTGGATGCGTGCGCGGCCCCGGGAGGGAAAAGCACGCATGTGCTGGAATTGGCCGATGTGGCATTGACGATACTGGATAATGAAGCAGCAAGATTGACTCAGGTGCAACAGAATTTGCAGCGCCTGCATATGACGGCAGAAAAGATGGTGTGCGGCGATGCATCGGATCCCGATGCCTGGTGGGATGGCCGCTTCTATGACCGTATTCTGGCGGATGTGCCTTGTTCGGCATCCGGAGTGGTTTGCCGGCATCCGGATATTAAATGGTTGCGGCGTGAAAGCGATCTGATCAAATTTGCAGAAATTCAACAAGCAATTTTGCATGCCTTGTGGAAAATTTTGAGCAAGGGTGGTAAGTTGCTGTATGTGACTTGCTCAGTGTTTGCTGAAGAAAATACCATGCAGATTGAAAAATTTCTTAACCATCACCCCGATGCAAGTTTATTACCGCTTTCCGCAGCGGCAATGGTGGATGGACAACTGTTACCTGATATTCGACATGATGGCTTCTTCTATAACTTACTGCAAAAAGCCTGA
- a CDS encoding DUF4390 domain-containing protein, with product MSVVKAEGIQIKSVSLAATEQGYTISMDSEITLNETLEQTLEKGIVLYFVTKFGLLDTRWYKLNEEVARSKFVVGLRYYALTRQYHLNHPVFSQSYSSLKEALQALGRIHDLPLTVKTELKPDADYVASLRIWLDLTRMPKPFQVETLGSSQWNLSSDKLEWHMKLPTPGEPVQIKGH from the coding sequence ATGTCCGTTGTGAAGGCGGAAGGTATCCAGATAAAATCCGTCAGTCTGGCGGCGACCGAGCAAGGCTATACCATCAGCATGGATTCCGAGATTACGCTGAACGAGACGTTGGAACAGACGCTTGAGAAAGGTATCGTGCTGTATTTCGTCACCAAATTCGGCTTGCTGGATACGCGCTGGTATAAGCTCAATGAAGAGGTGGCGCGAAGTAAGTTCGTGGTCGGTCTGCGCTATTATGCGCTAACACGGCAATATCACCTCAACCATCCGGTGTTTTCACAAAGTTATTCTTCATTAAAGGAAGCATTGCAGGCATTGGGGCGGATACACGATCTTCCGTTGACGGTTAAAACTGAATTAAAGCCAGACGCCGATTATGTGGCGTCGCTGCGAATCTGGCTCGATCTGACGCGGATGCCAAAACCGTTCCAAGTTGAAACATTGGGTTCCAGTCAGTGGAATTTGAGTTCGGATAAACTGGAATGGCACATGAAGCTGCCCACACCCGGGGAACCGGTACAGATTAAAGGTCATTGA
- a CDS encoding ATP-binding protein, with translation MKYVLIVGAGVGAVMLFLLATAGANTEFFERKYRLLLGINIAFVIFLMAILGFLLWRFRRRLKSGVFGSRLALRLMLVFSMMATLPGALVYAVSVQFLEKSIESWFDVKVDRALEGGLNLGHTMLDNLLEELQRKAQATALILSDPANPPLLVLNELLLQSQVEEATLFNQDGKVIAFSSESNLALFPGMPNAVVMRYIRMQKAYGAIESITDKGLYLRVVAPVNVLSLKEDIRMLQLLQPVPLQLAKDAERVQAGYQDYQELSLSRHGLTRLYSVTLTLALLLSLFSALATASLLSEKLSAPLGMLAEGTRAIAQGDYSRRHLVQSRDELGVLTESFNLMTQQLEEARAAALHNQQAVESARAHLESILANLSSGVLVFDDQLVLSKANRSAEQILQIPLISLDGSIIEGCVSNEPQLDTLIAEIRAGFNSGETGVWQRQLTRSEDGRNQVLLLRGTRLPKISGGGGVVVFDDITNLLQVQRAVAWGEVARRLAHEIKNPLTPIQLSAERVQHKLINKLNEEDAKILRRSTETIVNQVEALKRMVNEFNQYARVPEMQLHQLDFNRLVREVLSLYETANMAAENSKHVQIQQLLADDLPLVKGDSAQLRQVLHNLLQNAQDALIDTPQPVIEVKTEKVHGGVQLSVRDNGCGFSDEIRARVFEPYVTTKAKGTGLGLPIVKKIVEEHEGIIHIENIKPQGAQISIILPAVEKSASTNDNRLAVH, from the coding sequence ATGAAATACGTGCTCATTGTGGGTGCCGGTGTAGGGGCTGTGATGCTCTTTCTGCTGGCGACCGCGGGCGCCAATACCGAGTTTTTTGAACGGAAGTACCGCTTATTGCTAGGCATCAATATCGCCTTTGTGATCTTTCTCATGGCGATCTTGGGATTTTTGCTGTGGCGGTTCAGACGCCGCCTCAAATCGGGTGTTTTCGGATCTAGGCTGGCGTTACGGTTGATGCTGGTTTTTTCCATGATGGCGACACTTCCCGGTGCTTTGGTGTATGCCGTGTCCGTTCAGTTTCTTGAGAAGAGTATCGAATCCTGGTTTGACGTGAAAGTGGATCGCGCCCTGGAAGGCGGCTTGAACCTGGGACATACCATGCTGGATAATCTGCTGGAAGAATTGCAGCGTAAAGCGCAGGCGACGGCGTTAATATTGTCCGATCCTGCAAATCCGCCTTTATTAGTGCTGAATGAATTACTGCTGCAATCGCAAGTGGAAGAAGCGACCTTGTTTAACCAGGATGGCAAAGTCATCGCTTTTTCCAGCGAGAGTAATCTGGCGTTATTTCCTGGGATGCCGAATGCCGTCGTCATGCGCTATATCCGGATGCAGAAAGCGTATGGCGCGATTGAGTCGATTACCGATAAGGGCTTGTATCTGCGCGTAGTCGCTCCGGTTAATGTGCTGAGTTTGAAAGAGGATATCCGGATGCTGCAATTGCTGCAGCCGGTTCCGCTGCAATTGGCAAAAGACGCCGAACGGGTCCAGGCCGGTTATCAGGATTACCAGGAGCTTTCTTTGTCGCGTCACGGATTGACCCGGCTGTATAGCGTTACCTTGACGCTGGCTTTGTTGTTATCGTTATTTTCAGCATTGGCGACGGCTTCTTTGCTCAGTGAGAAACTGAGCGCTCCGCTCGGCATGCTGGCGGAAGGCACGCGAGCGATTGCGCAGGGTGACTACAGCCGCAGGCACCTGGTGCAAAGTCGTGACGAATTGGGTGTGTTGACAGAGTCCTTCAATTTGATGACGCAACAATTGGAGGAAGCGCGCGCAGCGGCGCTGCATAATCAGCAGGCGGTCGAGAGCGCGCGTGCGCACTTGGAAAGTATCCTGGCGAATTTGTCATCGGGCGTGCTGGTATTCGACGATCAATTGGTATTATCCAAGGCCAATCGCAGTGCCGAGCAGATCCTGCAAATACCGCTGATCAGCTTGGACGGTTCGATTATCGAAGGCTGCGTGAGCAATGAACCGCAACTGGATACCTTGATTGCCGAGATCAGGGCGGGATTTAATTCCGGGGAAACCGGTGTTTGGCAGCGCCAATTGACGCGTTCGGAAGATGGCCGTAATCAGGTTTTATTGCTCAGAGGAACGCGCTTGCCCAAGATATCGGGCGGCGGCGGTGTGGTGGTTTTTGATGACATCACCAATCTATTGCAAGTGCAGCGCGCGGTTGCCTGGGGCGAGGTTGCACGCCGGCTGGCGCATGAAATTAAAAATCCGCTGACACCGATTCAACTATCCGCCGAGCGCGTGCAGCACAAATTAATCAATAAGCTCAATGAAGAAGACGCCAAGATACTGCGGCGTTCAACTGAAACCATTGTCAATCAGGTGGAAGCCCTGAAGCGGATGGTGAATGAATTTAATCAGTATGCGCGCGTACCGGAGATGCAATTGCACCAACTGGATTTTAACCGCCTGGTGCGCGAGGTATTGTCGCTTTACGAAACCGCGAATATGGCGGCTGAGAATAGCAAGCATGTGCAAATCCAGCAGCTATTGGCGGACGATTTGCCGCTGGTCAAGGGCGATTCGGCACAATTGCGCCAAGTGCTGCATAATTTGCTGCAAAATGCGCAAGACGCGCTGATCGATACGCCGCAACCTGTGATCGAGGTGAAAACCGAAAAAGTGCATGGCGGGGTGCAACTCAGTGTGCGTGATAACGGTTGCGGTTTTTCGGATGAGATCAGAGCCCGGGTTTTTGAGCCTTATGTCACCACCAAGGCCAAGGGAACCGGATTGGGATTGCCGATTGTGAAGAAAATTGTTGAAGAACATGAAGGGATTATCCATATCGAAAATATTAAACCGCAGGGCGCGCAAATTTCAATTATCCTGCCAGCGGTGGAGAAAAGCGCATCCACCAACGATAACCGGCTGGCGGTTCATTAG